From a region of the Salminus brasiliensis chromosome 4, fSalBra1.hap2, whole genome shotgun sequence genome:
- the fbxo8 gene encoding F-box only protein 8 — MGQGLWRVVRNQQLQQEYSEQCYLQRERRRRMGPLLTENQPQSQPRRTPQCQVPGSDIGQLLRARKAKDQQGFIDLEMLPPELSITILSYLNATDLCLASCVWQDLGNDEYLWQGLCKSTWGHCSIYNRRLPLGFSYRKLYMQLDEGSLTFNANPQEGITYLMSKGILADHPKEIAKFIFYTRMLNWKMLRIYLDERRDVLDELVTLHNFSNQFLPNALRDFFRHIHAPEERGEYLETLITKFSHRFCACNPTLVREVGLTPDAVYVLCYSLILLSIDLSSPHVKNKMSKREFIRNTRRAAQNISEDFVGHLYDNIYLIGHVAA; from the exons ATGGGTCAGGGCTTGTGGAGGGTGGTGAGGaaccagcagctgcagcaggagTACAGCGAGCAGTGCTACCTCCAGCGCGAGCGCCGCCGCAGAATGGGCCCGCTGCTGACCGAGAATCAGCCGCAATCGCAGCCGCGTCGGACACCGCAGTGCCAGGTCCCAGGCTCAGACATCGGCCAGCTGCTGCGAGCCCGCAAGGCCAAAGACCAGCAGGGCTTCATCGACCTGGAGATGCTGCCACCCGAGCTAAGCATCACCATCCTGTCATACCTGAACGCCACTGACCTGTGCCTGGCCTCCTGCGTGTGGCAGGACCTGGGCAATGACGAGTACCTGTGGCAGGG gctgtgtaagtCCACTTGGGGTCACTGTTCCATATACAACAGGAGGCTTCCTCTTGGCTTCTCCTACAGAAAGCTCTACATGCAACTAGATGAAGGAAGTTTGACGTTCAACGCTAACCCTCAGGAG GGTATCACTTACCTCATGTCCAAAGGCATTCTTGCGGACCACCCGAAGGAAATTGCCAAGTTCATATTCTACACCAGAATGCTGAACTGGAAGATGCTGCGGATTTACCTCGATGAACG ACGCGATGTGCTGGACGAGCTGGTCACACTACACAACTTCAGTAACCAGTTCCTGCCCAACGCGCTGAGGGACTTCTTCAGACACATCCACGCCCCGGAGGAGCGAGGGGAGTACCTGGAGACGCTCATCACCAAGTTCTCCCACCGATTCTGTGCCTGCAACCCCACGCTGGTCAGGGAGGTGGGCCTGACCCCTG ACGCTGTGTACGTGCTATGCTACTCTCTCATCCTGCTGTCCATCGACCTCAGCAGTCCGCACGTCAAGAACAAGATGTCCAAGCGAGAGTTCATCCGCAATACCCGCCGGGCAGCGCAGAACATCAGCGAGGACTTTGTGGGTCACCTCTACGACAACATCTATCTGATCGGCCACGTGGCCGCCTAA